A window of Ictalurus furcatus strain D&B chromosome 18, Billie_1.0, whole genome shotgun sequence contains these coding sequences:
- the dub gene encoding duboraya isoform X2, translated as MAKGSRLSVAELAGKFACQAPLPTADEVNKPVRRRPPRTLPIPASNDVGQGQDEKAEVGSHPPRKNRNSALIEKLQASLPPTAFLPSPLSPGAGKPQMPFFPPLSPCSPVSPTSASKPSLTETPASFETPAEGSVLLSINKGRARHSIKRRPPSRRLRKSSGEEGETEEERATLTVSGLTTPDGKENDVFEKQKVEKEEIDHTNAESATSKQQQDQERHEESADSEQQPLASVGGEEESRECVVSAEKEETVEEEKKSEQPELDSRKEESTKQEHDDETTMETQRELATAPEDKTEQEVKKEEEEGGM; from the exons ATGGCG AAGGGGTCGAGACTCTCTGTGGCTGAGCTGGCTGGAAAGTTTGCATGTCAGGCTCCCCTTCCTACAGCAGATGAAGTG AACAAGCCTGTACGCAGGAGACCTCCACGCACACTGCCAATTCCTGCCAGTAATGATGTGGGTCAGGGGCAGGATGAG aAAGCAGAAGTTGGTTCCCACCCACCGAGGAAGAATCGAAACTCTGCCCTGATTGAGAAACTACAG GCATCTCTTCCACCGACGGCCTTCCTGCCTTCCCCATTGAGTCCAGGAGCTGGGAAACCGCAGATGCCATTTTTCCCACCCCTCTCACCCTGTAGCCCAGTCAGCCCAACTTCAGCATCCAAACCGAGCCTTACAGAGACCCCAGCCAGCTTTGAGACCCCTGCGGAAGGCTCTGTCCTTCTAAGCATCAACAAG GGTCGTGCTCGTCATTCTATCAAACGCCGTCCACCGTCTCGCCGACTCAGGAAGTCCAGTGGAGAAGAAGGTGAGACTGAAGAGGAAAGGGCTACCCTGACTGTCTCTGGCCTGACAACTCCAGACGGAAAGGAAAACGACGTGTTCGAGAAGCAGAAGGTGGAGAAAGAGGAGATCGACCATACCAACGCAGAGTCTGCTACGTCAAAGCAACAGCAAGATCAAGAGCGACATGAAGAATCGGCGGATTCAGAGCAGCAGcccttagcttcagtgggaggagaagaagagagcaGGGAGTGTGTTGTGTCGGCTGAGAAGGAGGAGACAgtagaagaggagaagaagtcTGAGCAACCTGAGTTAGACAGCAGGAAAGAAGAGTCAACAAAACAAGAGCATGATGATGAGACAACcatggagacacagagagagctgGCAACTGCACCAGAAGACAAAacagaacaggaagtgaaaaaagaggaagaagaaggag
- the dub gene encoding duboraya isoform X3 — MAGSRLSVAELAGKFACQAPLPTADEVNKPVRRRPPRTLPIPASNDVGQGQDEKAEVGSHPPRKNRNSALIEKLQASLPPTAFLPSPLSPGAGKPQMPFFPPLSPCSPVSPTSASKPSLTETPASFETPAEGSVLLSINKGRARHSIKRRPPSRRLRKSSGEEGETEEERATLTVSGLTTPDGKENDVFEKQKVEKEEIDHTNAESATSKQQQDQERHEESADSEQQPLASVGGEEESRECVVSAEKEETVEEEKKSEQPELDSRKEESTKQEHDDETTMETQRELATAPEDKTEQEVKKEEEEGGM, encoded by the exons ATGGCG GGGTCGAGACTCTCTGTGGCTGAGCTGGCTGGAAAGTTTGCATGTCAGGCTCCCCTTCCTACAGCAGATGAAGTG AACAAGCCTGTACGCAGGAGACCTCCACGCACACTGCCAATTCCTGCCAGTAATGATGTGGGTCAGGGGCAGGATGAG aAAGCAGAAGTTGGTTCCCACCCACCGAGGAAGAATCGAAACTCTGCCCTGATTGAGAAACTACAG GCATCTCTTCCACCGACGGCCTTCCTGCCTTCCCCATTGAGTCCAGGAGCTGGGAAACCGCAGATGCCATTTTTCCCACCCCTCTCACCCTGTAGCCCAGTCAGCCCAACTTCAGCATCCAAACCGAGCCTTACAGAGACCCCAGCCAGCTTTGAGACCCCTGCGGAAGGCTCTGTCCTTCTAAGCATCAACAAG GGTCGTGCTCGTCATTCTATCAAACGCCGTCCACCGTCTCGCCGACTCAGGAAGTCCAGTGGAGAAGAAGGTGAGACTGAAGAGGAAAGGGCTACCCTGACTGTCTCTGGCCTGACAACTCCAGACGGAAAGGAAAACGACGTGTTCGAGAAGCAGAAGGTGGAGAAAGAGGAGATCGACCATACCAACGCAGAGTCTGCTACGTCAAAGCAACAGCAAGATCAAGAGCGACATGAAGAATCGGCGGATTCAGAGCAGCAGcccttagcttcagtgggaggagaagaagagagcaGGGAGTGTGTTGTGTCGGCTGAGAAGGAGGAGACAgtagaagaggagaagaagtcTGAGCAACCTGAGTTAGACAGCAGGAAAGAAGAGTCAACAAAACAAGAGCATGATGATGAGACAACcatggagacacagagagagctgGCAACTGCACCAGAAGACAAAacagaacaggaagtgaaaaaagaggaagaagaaggag
- the dub gene encoding duboraya isoform X1, whose product MDNNTDKGSRLSVAELAGKFACQAPLPTADEVNKPVRRRPPRTLPIPASNDVGQGQDEKAEVGSHPPRKNRNSALIEKLQASLPPTAFLPSPLSPGAGKPQMPFFPPLSPCSPVSPTSASKPSLTETPASFETPAEGSVLLSINKGRARHSIKRRPPSRRLRKSSGEEGETEEERATLTVSGLTTPDGKENDVFEKQKVEKEEIDHTNAESATSKQQQDQERHEESADSEQQPLASVGGEEESRECVVSAEKEETVEEEKKSEQPELDSRKEESTKQEHDDETTMETQRELATAPEDKTEQEVKKEEEEGGM is encoded by the exons ATGGACAATAATACAGATAAG GGGTCGAGACTCTCTGTGGCTGAGCTGGCTGGAAAGTTTGCATGTCAGGCTCCCCTTCCTACAGCAGATGAAGTG AACAAGCCTGTACGCAGGAGACCTCCACGCACACTGCCAATTCCTGCCAGTAATGATGTGGGTCAGGGGCAGGATGAG aAAGCAGAAGTTGGTTCCCACCCACCGAGGAAGAATCGAAACTCTGCCCTGATTGAGAAACTACAG GCATCTCTTCCACCGACGGCCTTCCTGCCTTCCCCATTGAGTCCAGGAGCTGGGAAACCGCAGATGCCATTTTTCCCACCCCTCTCACCCTGTAGCCCAGTCAGCCCAACTTCAGCATCCAAACCGAGCCTTACAGAGACCCCAGCCAGCTTTGAGACCCCTGCGGAAGGCTCTGTCCTTCTAAGCATCAACAAG GGTCGTGCTCGTCATTCTATCAAACGCCGTCCACCGTCTCGCCGACTCAGGAAGTCCAGTGGAGAAGAAGGTGAGACTGAAGAGGAAAGGGCTACCCTGACTGTCTCTGGCCTGACAACTCCAGACGGAAAGGAAAACGACGTGTTCGAGAAGCAGAAGGTGGAGAAAGAGGAGATCGACCATACCAACGCAGAGTCTGCTACGTCAAAGCAACAGCAAGATCAAGAGCGACATGAAGAATCGGCGGATTCAGAGCAGCAGcccttagcttcagtgggaggagaagaagagagcaGGGAGTGTGTTGTGTCGGCTGAGAAGGAGGAGACAgtagaagaggagaagaagtcTGAGCAACCTGAGTTAGACAGCAGGAAAGAAGAGTCAACAAAACAAGAGCATGATGATGAGACAACcatggagacacagagagagctgGCAACTGCACCAGAAGACAAAacagaacaggaagtgaaaaaagaggaagaagaaggag
- the cysltr2a gene encoding cysteinyl leukotriene receptor 2 isoform X1 encodes MLDSTLPPSSEYQLREYLSENGVHHSSTIAEMCSINANRGDMISHNCSIKDFKESVFPTAYLLVFILGLVGHLVSMYVFFRVWRKKRYLTTVNQFMVNLLVSDLMLVCSLPFRASYYLSGSTWIFGPVACRLLFYIFYLNMYTSIYFLVSLNIMRYLALIQPYRYKHLQKWCNGHLVCLLIWLFVALTSSPLLLLRRHTNSSTDIAQQCMELRNSNQTIQHLIIMNNATLSVGFLLPLVCILWCSVFVAYRLWKPGPSQRRVDISRKKAFALVIISLSFFIICFLPYHVMRTVFLHTELDVSNNKIGDSCETLWQVRKAAVVTLCLCVSHSCLDPILFFFVGENFRTFFAKLLRKKKTHTDNKKRIQKGAELQNLQK; translated from the exons ATGTTAGACAGCACTCTACCACCATCATCAGAGTATCAACTTAGGGAATATCTTTCGGAAAATGGTGTTCATCACTCCAGTACAATTGCAGAGATGTGTAGCATCAATGCCAACAG AGGAGACATGATTTCCCACAACTGCAGCATTAAGGATTTCAAGGAGTCCGTGTTCCCCACCGCCTACCTTCTCGTCTTTATTCTGGGTCTCGTAGGCCACTTGGTCTCCATGTATGTCTTCTTCAGAGTGTGGAGGAAGAAGAGGTATCTGACTACGGTCAACCAGTTCATGGTTAATCTGCTGGTGTCGGATCTTATGCTGGTGTGCTCATTGCCCTTCAGGGCTTCTTACTACCTGTCTGGCTCTACTTGGATTTTTGGCCCGGTGGCCTGCAGGCTCCTATTCTACATCTTCTACCTGAACATGTACACATCGATCTACTTCTTGGTGTCCCTAAACATCATGCGGTATTTGGCACTGATTCAGCCATACCGCTATAAACACTTGCAAAAATGGTGTAACGGACACCTGGTTTGTCTGTTAATCTGGCTATTCGTGGCGCTGACCTCCAGTCCTTTGCTGCTTTTGAGACGGCACACAAATTCTAGCACAGACATAGCTCAACAATGCATGGAGCTACGAAACAGCAACCAAACCATCCAGCATTTAATCATTATGAACAATGCAACTCTGTCTGTGGGCTTTCTGCTGCCTTTGGTGTGCATCTTGTGGTGCTCCGTGTTTGTAGCCTATAGATTATGGAAGCCTGGTCCATCGCAGCGGAGAGTCGACATCTCGAGGAAAAAAGCCTTCGCTTTGGTCATCATCAGCCTCAGCTTCTTCATCATCTGCTTTTTGCCATATCATGTCATGCGGACAGTCTTTTTACACACGGAGTTGGATGTGAGCAATAACAAGATTGGCGACTCCTGTGAGACCCTCTGGCAAGTGCGTAAAGCCGCAGTGGTGAcgctttgtttgtgtgtatcccACAGCTGCCTGGATCCCATCCTGTTCTTTTTTGTCGGAGAAAATTTCAGAACTTTCTTTGCAAAGCTgctgaggaaaaagaaaacacatactgacaacaaaaaaaggatCCAGAAGGGGGCAGAGTTGCAGAACCTGCAGAAATGA
- the cysltr2a gene encoding cysteinyl leukotriene receptor 2 isoform X2: MISHNCSIKDFKESVFPTAYLLVFILGLVGHLVSMYVFFRVWRKKRYLTTVNQFMVNLLVSDLMLVCSLPFRASYYLSGSTWIFGPVACRLLFYIFYLNMYTSIYFLVSLNIMRYLALIQPYRYKHLQKWCNGHLVCLLIWLFVALTSSPLLLLRRHTNSSTDIAQQCMELRNSNQTIQHLIIMNNATLSVGFLLPLVCILWCSVFVAYRLWKPGPSQRRVDISRKKAFALVIISLSFFIICFLPYHVMRTVFLHTELDVSNNKIGDSCETLWQVRKAAVVTLCLCVSHSCLDPILFFFVGENFRTFFAKLLRKKKTHTDNKKRIQKGAELQNLQK, from the coding sequence ATGATTTCCCACAACTGCAGCATTAAGGATTTCAAGGAGTCCGTGTTCCCCACCGCCTACCTTCTCGTCTTTATTCTGGGTCTCGTAGGCCACTTGGTCTCCATGTATGTCTTCTTCAGAGTGTGGAGGAAGAAGAGGTATCTGACTACGGTCAACCAGTTCATGGTTAATCTGCTGGTGTCGGATCTTATGCTGGTGTGCTCATTGCCCTTCAGGGCTTCTTACTACCTGTCTGGCTCTACTTGGATTTTTGGCCCGGTGGCCTGCAGGCTCCTATTCTACATCTTCTACCTGAACATGTACACATCGATCTACTTCTTGGTGTCCCTAAACATCATGCGGTATTTGGCACTGATTCAGCCATACCGCTATAAACACTTGCAAAAATGGTGTAACGGACACCTGGTTTGTCTGTTAATCTGGCTATTCGTGGCGCTGACCTCCAGTCCTTTGCTGCTTTTGAGACGGCACACAAATTCTAGCACAGACATAGCTCAACAATGCATGGAGCTACGAAACAGCAACCAAACCATCCAGCATTTAATCATTATGAACAATGCAACTCTGTCTGTGGGCTTTCTGCTGCCTTTGGTGTGCATCTTGTGGTGCTCCGTGTTTGTAGCCTATAGATTATGGAAGCCTGGTCCATCGCAGCGGAGAGTCGACATCTCGAGGAAAAAAGCCTTCGCTTTGGTCATCATCAGCCTCAGCTTCTTCATCATCTGCTTTTTGCCATATCATGTCATGCGGACAGTCTTTTTACACACGGAGTTGGATGTGAGCAATAACAAGATTGGCGACTCCTGTGAGACCCTCTGGCAAGTGCGTAAAGCCGCAGTGGTGAcgctttgtttgtgtgtatcccACAGCTGCCTGGATCCCATCCTGTTCTTTTTTGTCGGAGAAAATTTCAGAACTTTCTTTGCAAAGCTgctgaggaaaaagaaaacacatactgacaacaaaaaaaggatCCAGAAGGGGGCAGAGTTGCAGAACCTGCAGAAATGA